The following proteins are encoded in a genomic region of Alosa alosa isolate M-15738 ecotype Scorff River chromosome 10, AALO_Geno_1.1, whole genome shotgun sequence:
- the LOC125302289 gene encoding uncharacterized protein LOC125302289 has translation MTWSWTQCWRKEFSRRKLTFHPYTPELLLHPQWDISPWLWLLYRFFMLGYTLGWCMYSGLLFSTPKWLIYISHLTYCLLGVYYLLASANLTGAVVLVRRHCRDQCRTVSEVNPANSIGSLGPFPLPSPLIKSLSLQWFLLTFVSTYSLTVSFLYWLAVFPVEDHKLSAFNVNMHVGNSLQSLLDLFLSATPIHFFHYVYLLLVGCAYATFAVLYWLSGFTNLAGEPFIYKVLDFGACPLTASLSVLGFTLVCLPLFHFLLWNVHLLRRWLVEVVLRGGAWDLRRGVWWWRVSGKKEPVPISLTDTSTSTSLFSSSGAGAEEGVAQPLLVPTGSSRVAVSVYV, from the exons ATGACATGGAGTTGGACTCAGTGCTGGAGGAAGGAGTTCAGCAGGAGGAAGTTGACCTTTCACCCCTACACACCTGAGTTGCTGCTGCACCCACAG TGGGACATATCGCCATGGCTCTGGCTGCTCTACAGGTTCTTCATGCTGGGCTACACGCTGGGCTGGTGCATGTACTCTGGCCTGCTCTTCTCCACCCCCAAATGGCTCATCTACATCAGCCACCTCACCTACTGCCTCCTGGGGGTCTACTACCTGCTGGCCTCCGCTAACCTCACTGGAGCCGTAGTGCTGGTCAGACGGCACTGCAGGGATCAGTGTAGAACTGTTAGCGAAG TCAATCCAGCTAACTCCATAGGCTCTTTGGGCCcattccctctcccctcccccctcatcAAATCGCTGAGTCTCCAGTGGTTCCTCCTCACATTCGTGAGCACCTACTCACTTACCGTGTCCTTCCTCTATTGGCTGGCCGTCTTCCCCGTGGAGGACCACAAGCTGTCCGCCTTCAACGTCAACATGCATGTGGGCAACTCCCTGCAGTCGTTGCTGGACCTCTTCCTCTCGGCCACGCCCATCCACTTCTTCCACTACGTCTACCTGCTGCTGGTCGGCTGCGCGTACGCCACCTTTGCCGTCCTCTACTGGCTGTCCGGCTTCACCAACCTGGCCGGCGAGCCGTTCATCTACAAGGTGCTGGACTTCGGCGCGTGTCCGCTCACGGCCTCGCTCTCCGTGCTGGGCTTCACGCTGGTCTGCCTGCCCCTCTTCCACTTCCTGCTGTGGAACGTCCACCTGTTGAGGCGCTGGCTGGTGGAGGTGGTGCTGCGCGGCGGTGCCTGGGACCTGCGCCgcggtgtgtggtggtggagggtcAGCGGGAAGAAGGAGCCAGTGCCCATATCTCTCACCGACACTTCCACCTCCacatccctcttctcctccagcgGCGCGGGGGCAGAGGAAGGGGTCGCCCAGCCCCTGCTGGTGCCCACCGGGTCCAGCCGGGTGGCTGTGTCCGTCTATGTCTGA